Proteins encoded within one genomic window of Brassica rapa cultivar Chiifu-401-42 chromosome A09, CAAS_Brap_v3.01, whole genome shotgun sequence:
- the LOC103839389 gene encoding cytosolic sulfotransferase 12 produces the protein MSSSSSVPDYLRDENLTQKTKDLISSLPSEKGWLVCQMYQFQGRWHTQALLKGILTCQKQFEAKDSDIILVTNPKSGTTWLKALVFALINRHKFPVYSSSSGEHPLLVTNPHSLVPFLEGVYYESPDFDFSQLSSPRLMNTHISHLSLPESVKSSPCKIVYCCRKPKDMFVSLWHFGKKLAPEETADYPIEKAVEAFCQGKFIGGPFWDHVLEYWYASLENPNKVLFVSYEELKKKTGDTIKRIAEFLGCGFVGEEEVRAIVKLCSFESLSSLEVNREGKLPSGMETRAFFRKGEVGGWRDTLTEFLAEVIDRTIEEKFQGSGFKFSC, from the coding sequence atgtcatcatcatcatctgttcCTGATTACTTGAGAGATGAAAATCTGacacaaaaaacaaaagatctGATTTCTTCTCTTCCAAGCGAGAAAGGTTGGTTGGTCTGTCAAATGTATCAGTTCCAAGGACGTTGGCACACACAAGCGCTACTAAAAGGAATCTTGACTTGCCAAAAACAATTTGAGGCCAAAGATTCCGACATTATCCTCGTCACCAATCCAAAATCAGGTACCACTTGGTTAAAGGCTCTTGTCTTTGCTCTCATTAACCGACACAAGTTTCCagtttattcttcttcttctggtgaGCATCCTCTTCTTGTTACCAATCCGCACTCCCTTGTGCCTTTCTTGGAAGGAGTTTACTACGAATCTCCAGATTTCGATTTCTCCCAGTTGTCTTCTCCAAGACTCATGAACACGCACATATCACATCTTTCGCTGCCCGAGTCCGTTAAAAGCTCGCCTTGTAAGATTGTGTACTGTTGTAGGAAACCTAAGGACATGTTTGTGTCCTTATGGCATTTTGGGAAGAAACTTGCTCCTGAAGAAACCGCTGACTATCCTATTGAAAAAGCAGTGGAAGCGTTTTGTCAAGGGAAATTTATAGGTGGACCCTTTTGGGATCATGTGTTGGAGTATTGGTATGCGAGTCTCGAGAACCCGAACAAGGTCTTGTTTGTTTCTTATGAGGAGCTCAAGAAGAAAACCGGAGACACGATCAAGAGAATAGCTGAATTCTTGGGATGTGGTTttgttggagaagaagaagttagAGCGATTGTGAAGTTGTGTAGCTTTGAGAGCTTAAGTAGTTTGGAAGTTAATAGGGAAGGGAAGTTGCCAAGTGGAATGGAGACCAGAGCTTTCTTTAGAAAAGGAGAGGTTGGAGGATGGAGAGATACTTTGACTGAGTTCTTGGCTGAGGTGATAGATAGAACCATTGAAGAGAAGTTTCAAGGTTCCGGTTTCAAATTTTCTTGCTGA
- the LOC103839674 gene encoding cytosolic sulfotransferase 12, whose protein sequence is MASSSVPVYLKDENLTQETRDLLSSLPTEKGWLVSQMYQFEGIWQTQALVQGIVNCQKHFEANDSDVILATLAKSGTTWLKALLFALIHRHKFPVSGKHPLLVTNPHSLVPYLEGDYCLSPEVNFAELPSPRLMQTHLTHHSLPVSIKSSSCKIIYCCRNPKDMFVSIWHFGRKLAPERTAEYPIETAVAAFCKGKFIGGPFWDHVLEYWYESLKNPNKVLFVTYEELKKQTEVQVKRIAEFIGCGFTAEEEVSEIVKLCSFESLSSLEVNRQGKLPNGIESNAFFRKGETGGWRDTLSESLADVIDRTTEQKFGGSGLKFSC, encoded by the coding sequence ATGGCATCATCATCTGTTCCTGTGTACTTGAAAGATGAAAATCTGACACAAGAAACAAGAGATCTACTTTCTTCTCTTCCAACCGAGAAAGGTTGGTTAGTCAGTCAAATGTATCAATTCGAAGGAATTTGGCAGACACAAGCTCTGGTACAAGGAATCGTGAACTGCCAAAAACATTTTGAAGCCAACGATTCCGACGTTATCCTCGCCACCCTTGCTAAATCAGGCACCACTTGGTTAAAAGCTCTTCTCTTTGCTCTCATTCACCGACACAAGTTCCCAGTTTCTGGCAAGCATCCTCTTCTAGTTACCAATCCGCACTCCCTTGTACCCTACTTGGAAGGAGATTACTGCTTATCTCCTGAGGTCAATTTCGCCGAGTTGCCTTCTCCAAGACTCATGCAGACGCACTTAACGCATCATTCTCTGCCGGTTTCTATTAAGAGCTCGTCTTGTAAGATTATATATTGTTGTAGAAACCCTAAGGACATGTTTGTTTCCATATGGCATTTTGGGAGGAAACTTGCTCCAGAAAGAACAGCGGAGTACCCGATTGAAACAGCAGTTGCAGCGTTTTGTAAAGGGAAGTTTATTGGTGGACCGTTTTGGGATCATGTGTTGGAGTACTGGTACGAAAGCCTCAAAAATCCGAACAAGGTCTTGTTTGTTACATACGAGGAGCTCAAGAAGCAGACTGAAGTTCAGGTTAAGCGAATTGCTGAGTTCATTGGATGCGGTTTTACTGCTGAGGAAGAAGTGAGTGAGATTGTGAAGTTGTGTAGCTTTGAGAGTTTGAGTAGTTTGGAAGTTAATAGACAAGGGAAATTGCCAAATGGAATAGAGTCTAACGCTTTCTTTAGAAAGGGAGAGACTGGAGGATGGCGAGATACTTTGAGTGAGTCCTTGGCGGATGTAATAGATAGAACCACTGAACAGAAGTTTGGAGGTTCTGGTCTCAAATTTTCTTGTTGA